From a region of the Etheostoma cragini isolate CJK2018 chromosome 22, CSU_Ecrag_1.0, whole genome shotgun sequence genome:
- the LOC117938174 gene encoding gamma-aminobutyric acid receptor subunit rho-3, producing the protein MKADVLTCLALAAAASLVAVVAGGRSSGRRRHKEVFLGEKSKFQFGGRIDYKLKRQDSTKTLLIKSEQLLRIKEHDFAMRPGFGAAAIPVGIDVQVESIDSISEVNMDFTMTLYLRHYWKDERLAFPSRNNLSRTFDSRLVKKIWVPDVFFVHSKRSFIHDTTMENIMLRVYPDGKILYSVRVTVTALCSMDFSSFPLDTQNCSLELESYAYNENDLMLYWKNGNDSLRTDEIVLSQFFIEHFHASSGLAFYSSTGWYNRLFINFILRRHIFFFMLQTYFPTMLMVVLSWVSFWIDRRAVPARVSLGMTTVLTMSTIITGVSSSMPQVTSVCKGS; encoded by the exons ATGAAGGCCGATGTGCTGACTTGCCTGGCCCTGGCCGCCGCCGCCAGCCTCGTCGCCGTGGTGGCCGGTGGTCGCAGCTCCGGACGCAGGCGGCACAAGGAGGTCTTTCTCGGGGAGAAGAGCAAGTTCCAGTTTGGAGG acgtATTGACTACAAGCTGAAAAGACAGGACAGCACCAAAACACTGCTGATAAAAAGTGAACAGCTGCTGAGAATCAAGGAGCACGACTTTGCTATGAGACCAGGCTTCGGag ctgcagCCATCCCTGTGGGCATCGATGTGCAGGTAGAGAGCATCGACAGCATCTCAGAGGTCAACATG GACTTCACCATGACTCTGTACCTGCGTCACTACTGGAAAGACGAGCGGCTGGCGTTTCCGTCCCGAAACAACCTGAGCAGGACGTTTGACTCGAGGCTCGTGAAGAAGATCTGGGTTCCTGACGTCTTCTTCGTCCACTCCAAGCGCTCCTTCATCCACGACACCACCATGGAGAACATCATGTTGCGTGTTTACCCCGATGGAAAGATCCTGTACAGCGTCAG ggTCACGGTGACGGCTCTCTGCTCCATGGACTTCAGCAGCTTTCCTCTGGACACACAGAACTGCTCACTGGAGCTAGAGAgct atgcCTATAATGAGAACGACCTGATGCTTTACTGGAAGAACGGGAACGACTCTCTGAGGACGGATGAGATCGTCTTGTCTCAGTTCTTCATTGAGCATTTCCACGCCTCTAGTGGCCTGGCTTTCTACAGCAgcaccg GTTGGTACAACCGTCTGTTCATTAACTTCATCCTGCGGAGAcacatcttcttcttcatgcTGCAGACGTACTTCCCCACCATGCTGATGGTTGTCCTGTCCTGGGTCTCTTTCTGGATCGACCGGAGGGCCGTCCCTGCCCGGGTCTCTCTGG
- the hhla2b.1 gene encoding uncharacterized protein hhla2b.1: MSAIHTWACFLLWIGFATQDKTPDVTVTCFVSQECVLPCSFQPGGEEIVEWFRQDVVVYKFEREPDDDDDEDDENSSKEHFEHEQIAGRASFSPHFVSRGNATLILRGSGLKDRGTYRCRVRTSNGEHNAKVIVKVEAPIQGLSVELTRLSGYEEMKCTVRDVFPAPRVTWATEPSTFEELRPVTRMIANKQGLYTVDSRLKRLNGRPNLIYICKVTPSYGGPAWTASLRERELKGAQGRDLTIPCHAPPYLNNPFLHWSFTNGGDPSHILTYDSRSGKSVSTSPWDNHVELDGFRVPFGDGSLRLMDPHSEHTGSYTCVFSVPRNTHTERTDVIIDGPVGEQRTAEAPSYWWIVGLVIAVLVLVLVLALAGLLVYLKMKGRTSKNRRDPEHVTELRLVKDSTADRNLNESSPLTVGGTNGQSDPQTGS, encoded by the exons ATGTCAGCGATACACACCTGGGCCTGTTTCCTCCTCTGGATCGGCTTTGCAACGCAGGACAAAACCCCAG ATGTCACTGTGACGTGCTTCGTCTCGCAGGAGTGCGTGCTGCCCTGCAGCTTCCAGCCGGGCGGCGAGGAGATCGTCGAGTGGTTCAGACAGGACGTGGTGGTGTACAAGTTTGAGCGGGaacctgatgatgatgatgatgaagatgatgaaaaCAGCAGCAAAGAGCACTTCGAGCACGAGCAGATAGCCGGCCGCGCATCCTTTTCCCCGCATTTCGTGTCCCGCGGGAACGCCACGCTGATCCTCAGGGGGAGTGGTCTGAAGGACAGAGGCACGTACAGGTGTCGAGTGCGCACGTCGAATGGCGAACACAACGCAAAGGTCATCGTGAAGGTGGAAG CACCCATCCAGGGCCTGTCTGTGGAGCTGACCAGGCTGAGCGGCTACGAGGAGATGAAGTGCACCGTCCGTGATGTTTTCCCGGCCCCTCGGGTAACCTGGGCGACCGAGCCGTCCACTTTCGAGGAACTTCGACCGGTCACGCGCATGATTGCCAACAAACAGGGGCTGTACACGGTCGACAGCCGCCTCAAGAGGCTGAACGGACGACCCAACCTCATCTACATCTGTAAAGTCACACCTTCCTACGGGGGTCCGGCCTGGACGGCCTCACTCAGGGAAAgag AACTAAAAGGAGCTCAAGGAAGAGACCTGACCATCCCCTGCCACGCCCCCCCTTACCTGAACAACCCCTTCCTCCACTGGAGCTTCACCAACGGCGGGGACCCCTCCCACATCCTCACCTACGACAGCCGGTCGGGGAAAAGCGTCTCCACGTCGCCCTGGGACAACCACGTGGAGCTGGACGGCTTCCGGGTCCCCTTCGGAGACGGCTCCCTGCGTCTGATGGACCCGCACTCGGAGCACACGGGCAGCTACACATGCGTGTTCTCCGTGCCGCGCAACACGCACACCGAACGCACGGATGTCATCATCGACGGCCCTGTTG GTGAGCAACGTACCGCAGAGGCGCCATCTTATTGGTGGATTGTTGGTCTGGTGATTGcagtgctggttctggttctggttctggctctggcCGGCCTGCTGGTCTACCTGAAGATGAAAG GGAGGACCTCGAAGAACAGAAGAGACCCGGAGCACGTGACAGAGCTGCGTTTAGTCAAAG ACTCGACCGCCGACAGGAACCTGAATGAGAGCAGCCCGCTGACGGTTGGAGGCACCAACGGACAATCAGACCCCCAGACTGGATCTTAG